In the Alistipes provencensis genome, GGCCGCAAGACCTTCGAATCGCTCGGGCGGCCGCTGCCCAACCGCACCAATGTCGTCATCACGCGCCAGCGGCTCGAAATCCCCGGCTGCACGGTCGTGCATTCGCTGGAGGAGGCCGTGATGCTGTTTCCGAAGGACGAAGAGGTGTTTGTGATCGGCGGTGCGCAGATCTATGCCGAGGCCCTGCCGCTGGCCCGGCGGTTCTACCTGACGCGCGTTTTCCGTGCTTACGAGGGCGACACGAAATTCCCCGCATGGGACGAGAACGAGTGGCGGCCGGTGTCGTCCGAATCGTTCCCCTGCGGGAAGGATTATCCTTGGCCCTTCGCCTTCGAGCTCTACGAACGGCGGTAAATTACGCATTTATACCACCGCCCGGCTCGGACGGATTCCCTACCTTTGCAGTGCAAAGGTTTTTTTGTATATAGGTATGGGAAAATATTTCGACATGCTCATGGAGGATGTGCGGATGAAGGAGGGCCTTCATGCGTGCATGAACTGCGGCGTCTGCACGGGCGTCTGCCCGGCGGCGGAGTTCTACAACTACGACCCGCGGCAAATCGTCTGCATCGTCCAGACGCGCGACGACGACGCCATCGAGGAGCTGCTGAAAAGCGACACGATTTGGTACTGCGGCGAATGCATGTCGTGCCGTCCGCGCTGTCCGCGGGGCAATACGCCGGGGTATGTGATTCAGGCGCTGCGCACGCTGTCGCAGAAGCTGGGCTTCTTCGTCGAGAGCGAGAAGGGCCGCCAGCAGTTGGCCCTGAAGCGCATCATCGGCGAGAACATCCTCCGCACGGGTTACTGCATCGTTCCGCGGCTGGTCAAACCCGAACTGCACCCCGAGCAGGGCGGCGTCTGGAAGTGGATTTACGACAACGACAAGGAGATTTACGGCCAGTTCACGCCCGTTTACATGCGCCACGGCGCCGGGGCCCTGCGCCGGCTGGACGAAGAGTCGCTCGCCGAGATCAACGAAATCTTCAAAGTCAGCGGCGGCAGTGAGATGTTCGATACCATCGAGCGGCACTCCGACCGCAAGGCCCGCGAACTGGGCTACGAGGAGGGCGCCGACCAGCAGTACATGATGGATGTTTTCCTCTCGAACAGTAATGAGCATTACTAAGATGACAATGAAGCGAAAGAGTTGGCAGGACTACCAGAAGGAGATCGCCGACGACCACTATTACTATGCACGCAGTTGCATCCGGCAGAATTTCTTTCCCGGAAGCGAGAAGTTTTTCATCGACATGCTGCGCAACGACCTTGGGAAAGACCTCACGGACGATCCGCTGCACTCCTCGTGCACGGGCATCGGCTACCACTCGGACATCGTGCCGCTGGAGACCATCATGACGGTCGTGGCGCGGCAGTTCGCGCTGATGACCGAGGCGGGGTACGAGAACCTCGTCTCGTCGTGCATCACCTCGTTCGGCGTCTATTCGGAGATTCTGGCCACATGGCACGAGTTCCCCGAGACCGAGGAGAAAGCCCGTGAGAACCTCTATAAGGCCACCAAACGCGAGTTCAAAAAGCCCGCGAGTCTGGCCCACACGTCGGACATCGTGTTTCACTTCCGCGAGGAGATCGCTGCGCGGGCCAAGAAACGGCTGGTGAACGCCGTCACGGGCGAACCGCTGAAGGTCGTGGAGCATAT is a window encoding:
- a CDS encoding 4Fe-4S dicluster domain-containing protein, with amino-acid sequence MGKYFDMLMEDVRMKEGLHACMNCGVCTGVCPAAEFYNYDPRQIVCIVQTRDDDAIEELLKSDTIWYCGECMSCRPRCPRGNTPGYVIQALRTLSQKLGFFVESEKGRQQLALKRIIGENILRTGYCIVPRLVKPELHPEQGGVWKWIYDNDKEIYGQFTPVYMRHGAGALRRLDEESLAEINEIFKVSGGSEMFDTIERHSDRKARELGYEEGADQQYMMDVFLSNSNEHY
- a CDS encoding dihydrofolate reductase encodes the protein MISIIVAVAENGVIGDKNALLWHISEDLKHFKSVTTGHPVVMGRKTFESLGRPLPNRTNVVITRQRLEIPGCTVVHSLEEAVMLFPKDEEVFVIGGAQIYAEALPLARRFYLTRVFRAYEGDTKFPAWDENEWRPVSSESFPCGKDYPWPFAFELYERR